The following proteins are co-located in the Nocardia bhagyanarayanae genome:
- the aat gene encoding leucyl/phenylalanyl-tRNA--protein transferase, with protein sequence MTDAADLMRMYLVHPDQPFPPVELADPTGLVALGGDLSPQRLLGAYSAGIFPWYNPGETIHWYSPDPRSILVPTDLRVSRSYRRSVANADYGVTMDRAFADVMSNCAEPRDKEAGTWIGSDMLAAYLRLHHLGHAHSVEVWRDGDLVGGLYGVACGRSFAGESMFSRARDTSKVALYWLCAQLAAWDFALIDCQVTSSHLTSLGAVDLPRADYLHLHTQAAARPSLPGPWQFEIPVPNSPNHLPA encoded by the coding sequence GTGACCGACGCTGCCGACCTGATGCGGATGTATCTGGTCCATCCAGATCAGCCTTTCCCACCTGTCGAGCTCGCGGATCCGACCGGACTGGTCGCTTTGGGCGGGGATCTGTCGCCACAGCGGCTGTTGGGCGCCTATTCCGCGGGCATCTTTCCCTGGTACAACCCCGGCGAAACGATCCACTGGTACAGCCCGGACCCGCGCAGCATTCTGGTGCCGACCGACCTGCGGGTGAGCAGGTCCTATCGCCGATCCGTCGCCAATGCCGACTACGGGGTGACCATGGATCGCGCCTTCGCCGATGTGATGTCGAATTGCGCCGAACCGCGTGACAAGGAGGCCGGAACCTGGATCGGCTCCGACATGCTGGCGGCCTACCTGCGGCTGCACCACCTCGGTCATGCGCACTCGGTCGAGGTATGGCGCGACGGCGACCTTGTCGGCGGCCTCTACGGCGTCGCATGCGGCCGCTCCTTCGCCGGCGAGTCCATGTTCTCCCGCGCCCGTGACACCTCCAAGGTCGCGCTGTATTGGCTTTGCGCCCAATTGGCCGCCTGGGATTTCGCCCTCATCGACTGCCAGGTCACCTCCAGCCACCTCACCTCGCTCGGCGCCGTCGACCTCCCCCGCGCGGACTACCTGCACCTCCACACCCAGGCCGCCGCCCGCCCCAGCCTCCCCGGCCCCTGGCAGTTCGAAATTCCGGTCCCCAACTCCCCCAACCACCTACCGGCGTGA
- a CDS encoding DUF1772 domain-containing protein: MLTVTGQIVAAVAVLANAVVYGTDVCGAVITRSVYRKLDDATVTISAGWGHYYGDRRMPVFGAGGVVTAVLTLLIALVAGQIGAAVAAGITVAALLTWLAFYVRIAKPINTQQTAAAQSGIIPANARALQDKWDSILKYRVTLQFIAIAGLCAALILF; the protein is encoded by the coding sequence ATGCTCACTGTCACCGGCCAGATCGTCGCCGCCGTCGCCGTTCTCGCCAATGCCGTCGTCTACGGCACCGATGTCTGCGGGGCCGTGATCACCCGGTCCGTCTACCGCAAGCTCGATGATGCGACCGTGACCATCAGCGCGGGATGGGGTCACTATTACGGCGACAGACGCATGCCGGTTTTCGGTGCGGGCGGTGTGGTCACCGCGGTGCTCACACTGCTGATCGCGCTGGTGGCCGGGCAGATCGGCGCCGCTGTCGCGGCGGGGATCACGGTGGCGGCACTGCTCACCTGGCTCGCCTTCTACGTCCGCATCGCCAAGCCGATCAATACCCAGCAGACCGCCGCTGCGCAGAGCGGCATCATTCCGGCCAATGCCCGTGCCCTGCAGGACAAGTGGGACAGCATTCTGAAGTACCGGGTCACCCTGCAGTTCATTGCCATCGCCGGACTGTGCGCCGCACTGATTCTGTTCTGA
- a CDS encoding SDR family oxidoreductase, translated as MSNLTGKTALVTGASRGIGRAIAQRLASDGARVAIHYGSNESAARETIEAIQAAGGAAFPVRADLAVASGVDTLFDTLTAHLDGAPLDILVNNAAIMTYEATLDEATPEQFERLFAINARAPFFILQRALPVLPDGGRVVNISSGVTWFAIPQTVYAMTKGALNAMTRSAANTLGARGITVNTVSPGITDTEMNAWLHETDEASSGIAAITALDRVGRSPDIADVVAFLASDDARWVTGQTLEVNGGLYLGPRT; from the coding sequence ATGTCCAATCTCACCGGCAAGACTGCCCTGGTCACCGGCGCTTCCCGCGGCATCGGACGGGCTATCGCGCAGCGCTTGGCTTCCGACGGCGCCCGGGTCGCAATCCACTACGGCAGCAACGAGTCGGCAGCGCGAGAGACGATCGAGGCGATCCAAGCCGCCGGAGGAGCGGCCTTCCCTGTTCGCGCCGACCTCGCGGTGGCCAGCGGCGTGGACACCTTGTTCGACACTCTCACAGCGCACCTCGACGGCGCACCACTGGACATTCTGGTGAACAACGCGGCGATCATGACCTACGAGGCCACGCTCGACGAGGCAACTCCGGAGCAGTTCGAGCGGTTGTTCGCCATCAACGCGCGTGCACCGTTCTTCATCCTTCAGCGTGCGTTGCCAGTCCTTCCCGACGGTGGCCGAGTGGTCAACATCTCCTCTGGCGTCACCTGGTTCGCGATTCCCCAGACCGTGTACGCGATGACCAAGGGCGCGCTCAACGCGATGACGCGCTCGGCCGCCAACACCCTTGGTGCTCGGGGAATTACCGTCAACACGGTGTCCCCTGGTATCACCGATACCGAGATGAATGCGTGGTTGCACGAAACCGACGAAGCGTCGTCGGGAATCGCGGCGATCACCGCCCTCGATCGCGTCGGCCGCAGTCCCGATATCGCGGACGTTGTCGCGTTTCTCGCCTCCGACGATGCGCGTTGGGTAACCGGTCAGACGCTCGAAGTCAACGGTGGACTCTACCTCGGACCCCGAACCTGA
- a CDS encoding PPOX class F420-dependent oxidoreductase encodes MTFTINEQQFLAEAGIGRLATVSPDGVVQNNPTSYRVNADGTIDIGGMRMRASRKYRNVEAGSRVSFVVDQQVSLEPYVIRGIEVRGTAEALDDEEPPFQPQERAVIRIHPERIISWGIDGGSFDFTSRAAE; translated from the coding sequence ATGACCTTCACCATCAATGAGCAGCAGTTCCTCGCGGAGGCCGGGATCGGTCGGCTGGCCACGGTATCGCCAGACGGCGTTGTGCAGAACAACCCGACCAGCTATCGGGTGAACGCCGACGGCACCATCGACATCGGGGGCATGCGGATGCGCGCCAGTCGCAAGTACCGCAATGTCGAGGCGGGCAGCCGGGTGTCGTTCGTCGTCGACCAACAGGTCTCGTTGGAGCCGTACGTGATTCGCGGCATCGAGGTACGCGGCACGGCCGAGGCGCTCGATGACGAGGAGCCACCGTTCCAACCCCAGGAACGCGCAGTCATCCGAATCCACCCCGAACGGATCATCTCGTGGGGCATCGACGGCGGGTCCTTCGACTTCACCAGTCGCGCCGCCGAGTAG